From the genome of Chania multitudinisentens RB-25, one region includes:
- a CDS encoding inverse autotransporter beta-barrel domain-containing protein — protein MLSSSSQAVYDTVPYTLAAGETVSLVAKKYHLTVDELKKINQFRSFSKPFSQLGGGDEIDIPRTTSLPLQANRAENEQPPPSSSYKERLAHNLLKGATVLADDNTSQAAANMARSLVVTEANDSVQHWLSQFGTARVQLNVNDKFNLEGSSVDLLVPLYDDQESLLFSQFGLRNRDSRNTVNLGVGARKIQGNWLYGANAFFDRDLTGKNNRVGFGLEAWTDYLKLSANSYLGLTGWHQSRDFADYNERPANGYDLRMEAYLPAYPQLGGKLMYEQYWGDEVALFGKDDRQKNPYAVTAGVSYTPIPLVTIGLDYRAGKGGQNDTNLNVQMNYRFGEPWESQIDPAAVAASRTLAGSRYDLVERNNNIVLDYQKQALIQLALPDQLTGSAFEIIKIDAQVTAKYGLERIDWDTASLVAAGGMVVQTSAQSISIKLPPYHEGSNVYTLGAVAYDSQGNASNRSTTRIIVTQQSIGHLNSTLEASPAEIPADGVAASLLTLSLRDVNNQPVRGQGDQLTLDVHFTPDATATQPSSHPLLSAVTESAPGVYTYTLTAGFAQGEAIITPVINDISLASAKVILTESTQVLSPENSLFSVEPAEIVADGVQTSTLSFTAQDIHHRPIKGLTVTFGVTDHPEVALSEVTENNGVYSAKLSGVAAGTVAVVPMVNGVAVEGKSQNVVLVADHDTAEVALTVLVDDALANGVDINKVKARVTDRHGNPLEDVAVEFEVGNSAALVTSSEVTDHEGLATVTLGNIHTGVTTVTATVGEHQEHIDTYFVAETPVALLIYRNGAELTEHPIVGDTLAAVAMCSIALCNGVPVNYQWEAESSVGSGVFIAIPGATSETLTVTGDLQRRAIRVVSH, from the coding sequence ATGCTTTCTTCTTCGTCTCAGGCAGTGTACGACACGGTGCCATATACCTTGGCGGCGGGGGAAACGGTATCTCTTGTGGCGAAAAAGTATCATCTTACAGTGGATGAGCTAAAAAAAATCAACCAGTTCCGTTCATTTTCAAAACCATTCTCTCAGTTAGGCGGTGGTGATGAAATTGATATTCCGCGTACAACATCATTACCTTTGCAAGCCAACCGGGCAGAGAACGAACAACCTCCACCTTCTTCCTCCTATAAAGAAAGACTGGCTCATAATTTGTTAAAAGGGGCCACGGTTCTGGCCGACGATAATACTTCCCAGGCTGCCGCCAATATGGCGCGCTCTCTGGTGGTCACTGAAGCCAACGACTCAGTGCAGCATTGGCTGAGCCAATTTGGTACTGCACGAGTCCAACTGAATGTTAACGATAAGTTCAACCTGGAGGGGAGCTCGGTCGATCTGTTGGTGCCGCTCTATGATGATCAGGAATCGCTGTTATTCAGCCAGTTTGGGTTACGTAATAGAGATAGCCGCAATACCGTCAATCTTGGTGTGGGTGCACGGAAAATACAGGGCAACTGGCTGTACGGCGCCAATGCTTTTTTTGATCGCGATCTGACGGGGAAGAATAACCGGGTTGGTTTTGGGCTGGAAGCCTGGACGGATTACCTGAAACTATCGGCCAACAGCTATCTGGGCCTGACGGGTTGGCATCAGTCCCGTGACTTTGCTGATTACAATGAACGCCCCGCCAATGGATATGACCTTCGTATGGAAGCCTATTTGCCTGCTTACCCTCAGTTAGGTGGCAAATTGATGTATGAACAGTATTGGGGTGATGAAGTTGCGTTGTTTGGTAAGGATGACAGGCAAAAGAATCCTTATGCGGTCACGGCAGGAGTCAGTTACACGCCAATTCCATTGGTCACCATTGGGCTGGATTATCGGGCCGGCAAAGGCGGCCAAAATGACACCAACCTCAATGTTCAGATGAATTATCGTTTTGGGGAGCCGTGGGAGTCACAGATTGATCCGGCGGCAGTGGCCGCGAGCCGCACCCTGGCGGGCAGCCGTTATGATTTGGTGGAACGTAATAATAATATTGTTTTGGATTATCAGAAACAGGCGTTGATCCAGCTGGCATTGCCGGATCAACTGACCGGGAGTGCGTTTGAAATAATCAAAATTGATGCACAGGTCACGGCTAAATACGGGCTTGAACGCATTGATTGGGATACCGCCTCGTTAGTGGCTGCGGGGGGCATGGTGGTACAAACCTCTGCGCAAAGTATCTCAATAAAACTGCCGCCCTACCATGAGGGGAGCAATGTCTATACGTTGGGGGCTGTGGCTTACGATAGCCAGGGTAATGCTTCCAACCGGAGCACCACCCGGATCATTGTGACGCAGCAGAGTATCGGTCACCTCAATTCCACCCTGGAGGCCTCTCCGGCAGAGATACCGGCGGATGGCGTCGCCGCCAGCCTGCTTACTCTTTCTTTAAGAGACGTGAATAATCAGCCGGTGCGTGGGCAAGGGGATCAACTGACGTTGGATGTACATTTTACGCCAGATGCAACGGCAACCCAGCCATCAAGCCACCCATTATTGAGCGCTGTTACCGAGTCTGCGCCGGGTGTTTATACGTATACATTGACCGCAGGATTTGCCCAGGGGGAAGCCATTATTACCCCGGTTATTAATGATATCTCTCTGGCATCAGCTAAAGTTATTTTAACTGAGAGTACTCAGGTATTGAGCCCAGAGAATTCTCTTTTCAGCGTGGAACCTGCTGAGATCGTTGCTGATGGTGTGCAGACCAGCACCCTGAGTTTTACTGCCCAAGATATTCATCACCGCCCGATTAAAGGATTAACCGTGACGTTTGGCGTCACCGATCATCCTGAGGTGGCTTTGAGCGAAGTTACGGAAAATAACGGGGTATATAGCGCTAAGCTGAGCGGCGTTGCGGCAGGCACCGTGGCGGTGGTTCCTATGGTGAATGGGGTGGCGGTGGAAGGGAAATCACAGAATGTGGTACTTGTCGCCGATCACGACACGGCGGAGGTTGCACTGACGGTGCTGGTTGATGATGCCCTCGCTAATGGTGTTGATATTAATAAAGTTAAAGCGAGAGTGACTGATAGGCATGGCAATCCGCTTGAGGATGTGGCGGTAGAGTTTGAGGTGGGTAATAGTGCAGCGCTGGTGACCTCATCAGAGGTGACTGACCATGAAGGGTTAGCGACGGTAACGCTGGGCAACATCCACACCGGAGTGACTACGGTGACGGCCACCGTCGGTGAACACCAGGAACATATCGATACCTATTTTGTGGCGGAAACACCGGTGGCACTGTTGATCTACCGTAACGGTGCTGAATTAACAGAACACCCCATTGTTGGGGATACCCTGGCGGCCGTTGCGATGTGTTCAATTGCTTTGTGCAATGGTGTGCCAGTGAATTATCAGTGGGAAGCTGAGTCTTCTGTGGGGTCAGGGGTGTTCATCGCTATTCCAGGTGCTACCTCAGAAACGTTAACGGTGACAGGAGATTTACAGAGACGGGCGATTAGAGTGGTTTCGCATTAA
- a CDS encoding ZirU family protein, with product MKNQLGSLLSGMLLSTLIVGSAWAAVTSSPTTTVRGRAPVITQSTIVSDNASGNGLIDVGDTLSISTPGAFSDADGDTAIPETYQWQADGADIPGATGNTYTIVAGDLGKAITVVVTPHTDPTITDPAEGLAVASNTLTVIAGGIVTSVAVTGEVGGYPQVDTALTATATCAGGTCIGVTYQWQIETGVGTNTFSDISGATSSTYTPVRTDQRLRIQVVVGNTATP from the coding sequence ATGAAGAATCAGCTGGGTTCTCTATTATCGGGGATGTTGTTAAGCACCCTGATCGTCGGATCTGCATGGGCGGCTGTGACGTCCAGCCCGACCACGACAGTAAGAGGCCGCGCACCGGTCATAACACAAAGTACCATTGTGTCTGATAATGCCAGTGGTAATGGTTTAATCGATGTCGGAGATACGTTAAGCATCAGCACCCCAGGGGCATTCAGCGATGCGGATGGCGATACGGCGATACCGGAAACCTATCAATGGCAGGCCGATGGAGCCGATATTCCCGGCGCGACTGGCAATACCTACACCATTGTTGCGGGTGACTTAGGCAAAGCCATTACGGTGGTTGTGACTCCGCATACCGATCCGACCATTACCGATCCAGCCGAGGGTTTAGCCGTTGCTTCTAATACCTTGACGGTAATTGCAGGGGGCATCGTCACTAGCGTAGCGGTGACCGGTGAAGTTGGTGGCTATCCACAAGTTGATACAGCTCTGACCGCAACCGCAACCTGTGCGGGCGGCACCTGTATTGGTGTGACCTACCAGTGGCAGATTGAAACTGGCGTAGGCACCAATACCTTCAGCGATATCAGCGGGGCAACCAGCAGTACCTATACTCCAGTGCGGACAGACCAGAGACTGAGAATTCAGGTGGTTGTTGGCAACACTGCGACTCCGTAA
- a CDS encoding alpha/beta fold hydrolase gives MNSENREIPVCPEQQIINTPQGNLSFRTQGTGETIIFLHGILGSSKAWALQFAALSPAYRIVAWDAPGYADSALVAADIAAYEQMLHDLIQHVGDNKVSLVGHSMGGTIASRYAARHPEKIKNLVLSCTHPGYGAPETAPISEKLEMRLKELAEIGREAYGRNRARDLLPFPDVPTTVLNYAAEIAAETNLEGLRRATRMLQLADNRPLLPQIKAPTLILTGEKDAVVQPKLKAELLALVPYTQHIEMPGLGHAPYFQAPEYYNALLREFIANH, from the coding sequence ATGAACAGTGAAAACAGAGAAATTCCTGTTTGCCCTGAACAACAAATTATCAATACACCACAAGGGAATTTATCATTCCGCACCCAAGGTACGGGTGAGACCATTATCTTTTTGCACGGTATTTTGGGCAGTTCTAAAGCCTGGGCACTCCAATTTGCCGCACTGTCACCGGCTTATCGTATCGTCGCCTGGGATGCGCCAGGCTATGCAGATTCCGCGCTGGTTGCCGCCGATATTGCGGCGTATGAACAAATGTTGCATGACCTGATTCAGCACGTTGGCGACAACAAAGTGTCCCTGGTTGGGCACTCAATGGGGGGAACCATTGCCAGCCGCTACGCTGCCCGGCACCCTGAAAAAATCAAGAATCTGGTCTTGTCCTGTACGCATCCAGGTTACGGCGCGCCGGAAACCGCCCCTATCTCAGAAAAACTGGAAATGCGGCTCAAGGAACTGGCTGAAATCGGCCGCGAAGCCTATGGCAGAAACCGGGCTCGTGACTTATTGCCGTTCCCAGATGTGCCAACAACGGTGTTGAATTATGCCGCAGAAATTGCAGCTGAAACCAATCTGGAAGGGCTAAGACGCGCCACCCGTATGCTGCAACTGGCGGATAACCGCCCGCTGCTACCGCAAATTAAAGCCCCAACCTTGATATTAACCGGTGAAAAAGATGCTGTCGTACAGCCCAAATTAAAAGCCGAACTGTTGGCTCTGGTCCCTTATACCCAGCATATTGAAATGCCCGGTCTGGGCCATGCGCCTTATTTTCAGGCACCAGAATATTACAACGCGCTATTGCGCGAATTTATCGCCAATCACTGA
- a CDS encoding Ig-like domain-containing protein, whose translation MLHRYHIVKDFLCGILLVLIVITSQAVQAVQQSTTPVHGRAPTSTLSVNNTQPKVGDVITITSAFNDADGDAESGTTYQWTLDGAAINGAIGPSHTLSLSDILVGSELNVTVIPQTDPSLTVPSEGLPVQLANPINIKWQRTIASLVWVESPSGAIANGQAVNTVRATVQYLDGTPAVGATVLFDADNQGGVSVSALSGIDGVATAYVTNVVAGVTHVTASIDDDSQSIDTLFVAGPADVVQAEVTQNNALANGIDDNNVLVWVEDSHGNSVVGETVNFTATNGVTLLATSGQTDSNGEVKISLTSGSAVSSEVTATTSNGVSATVSVEFFEEVQMTHILANGASFATTDGFPRTGFLGAEFQLVVGEDPAGNSAYHWSSDQSWASVDSSGNVRFSQEPTSANNRVTITAEHQGNGSTLSYQFTVNRWFRNNGFAIMGYSEAEAWCSSQGSGYAIPGYSQMTDRTPAIETGANRDANGRLWNEWGSMNRFSTNGWFAGNYWVGEFVSGGNARHYVYLGNGSLFSFPLDGRTYVTCSSSR comes from the coding sequence ATGCTGCACCGTTATCATATCGTTAAGGATTTTTTATGCGGGATATTACTGGTTCTGATCGTCATCACGAGCCAGGCGGTGCAGGCTGTCCAGCAATCCACGACGCCTGTTCATGGGCGAGCGCCAACGTCGACCCTTTCTGTAAACAATACACAGCCGAAAGTGGGTGATGTTATTACGATAACATCGGCCTTCAATGATGCGGATGGTGATGCAGAATCAGGCACGACCTACCAATGGACGCTGGATGGTGCTGCGATTAACGGGGCGATCGGCCCAAGCCACACGCTGAGTCTCAGCGATATTCTGGTTGGCAGTGAGCTGAATGTAACGGTGATCCCACAGACCGATCCCAGCCTCACTGTACCCAGCGAAGGGTTACCGGTGCAGTTAGCCAATCCTATCAATATCAAGTGGCAGCGAACGATCGCGAGCCTGGTGTGGGTTGAGTCGCCATCGGGCGCCATTGCCAATGGGCAAGCTGTGAATACCGTGCGTGCCACTGTGCAATATCTGGATGGGACACCCGCCGTGGGGGCTACCGTGCTGTTTGACGCTGATAACCAGGGTGGAGTCTCAGTGAGTGCGCTAAGCGGGATAGACGGTGTGGCAACGGCTTATGTCACCAATGTTGTTGCCGGTGTTACCCACGTCACGGCCAGTATTGATGATGACTCTCAGTCCATAGATACGCTATTTGTTGCTGGCCCTGCCGATGTTGTGCAGGCGGAAGTGACCCAAAACAACGCGTTGGCTAATGGCATTGATGACAACAATGTGTTGGTCTGGGTGGAGGATAGCCATGGTAATAGCGTGGTAGGCGAAACGGTTAATTTCACTGCGACAAACGGCGTCACGCTGCTGGCAACCAGTGGGCAAACGGACAGCAATGGTGAAGTGAAAATATCGCTGACCAGCGGCTCAGCCGTCAGCAGTGAGGTAACGGCCACGACCAGTAATGGGGTTTCCGCTACCGTCAGCGTTGAGTTTTTTGAAGAAGTACAGATGACGCATATTTTAGCCAACGGCGCCTCTTTCGCGACTACTGATGGTTTCCCTAGAACCGGATTTCTTGGCGCGGAGTTTCAGCTAGTGGTGGGAGAAGATCCGGCGGGAAACAGTGCCTATCACTGGAGTAGCGATCAGAGCTGGGCCAGCGTGGACAGCAGTGGCAACGTGCGTTTTAGTCAGGAACCTACCTCGGCCAATAATCGGGTGACGATCACGGCTGAACATCAGGGTAATGGTTCAACGTTGAGCTACCAATTTACCGTCAACCGATGGTTCAGAAATAATGGCTTTGCCATTATGGGGTACAGCGAAGCAGAGGCATGGTGCTCTTCCCAAGGTAGTGGTTACGCAATACCCGGCTATAGCCAGATGACCGATCGCACCCCGGCTATCGAGACGGGGGCCAACCGGGATGCCAATGGCCGATTGTGGAATGAATGGGGCAGCATGAACCGCTTCTCTACTAACGGTTGGTTCGCCGGTAACTATTGGGTAGGGGAGTTCGTCAGCGGTGGCAATGCTCGGCATTATGTCTATCTGGGGAATGGCAGTTTATTCAGCTTCCCATTAGATGGTAGAACCTATGTGACCTGTTCGTCATCGCGTTAA
- a CDS encoding MurR/RpiR family transcriptional regulator, translating into MNRADFSQRIAGLSNLTDTDRRIIDYFNKHFESIPYSKVIDICNEVDIAKSTLGRFMMKIGFNGFRDFKESTIETDLRKNISPIERFDKKKNVKNGIEYIEKHCSEITNNINNTLKNINQKDLEKTISLICDPEKRLYVIGSATAHALAEYFYLLGRYIKKDIVLLDANIANLPHKLIDSRKGDVLLAISYYRFSSVTTRLIKWFYQNRGDTIVITDNAVNPFSHFASALLLMESQHSGLFSSRSAGFVLIEALVNYMGEVTDKELGDNFHVMESLFEAFNVFSK; encoded by the coding sequence CTCAACGTATCGCTGGCCTGAGTAATCTTACCGATACAGACAGACGTATCATTGATTATTTTAACAAGCATTTCGAGTCAATACCGTACAGCAAAGTGATTGATATCTGTAATGAAGTTGATATCGCCAAGTCAACGCTGGGCCGTTTTATGATGAAAATTGGCTTCAATGGCTTTCGTGATTTCAAGGAATCGACTATTGAAACCGATCTTCGTAAGAATATTTCACCAATAGAGCGCTTTGACAAAAAGAAAAATGTAAAGAATGGCATTGAATATATTGAGAAACACTGTAGTGAAATCACCAACAACATTAATAATACCCTGAAAAACATTAACCAAAAGGATCTGGAAAAAACTATCTCGCTGATTTGCGATCCAGAAAAGCGGCTTTATGTTATCGGCAGCGCAACGGCGCATGCTTTAGCAGAATATTTTTATCTGCTCGGCAGATACATTAAGAAAGACATTGTGTTACTCGATGCCAATATTGCCAACTTGCCCCATAAATTAATCGACTCGCGAAAAGGCGATGTGCTGCTTGCTATCTCCTATTACCGGTTCTCCAGCGTGACCACCAGGCTGATAAAATGGTTTTATCAAAACCGCGGGGACACCATCGTGATTACCGATAATGCAGTCAACCCCTTCAGTCACTTTGCCAGCGCATTGTTGTTGATGGAAAGCCAGCACAGTGGGTTGTTCAGCAGCCGCAGTGCCGGATTCGTGCTGATTGAAGCCTTGGTGAATTATATGGGAGAAGTTACTGATAAAGAATTAGGTGATAACTTTCATGTTATGGAGTCTTTGTTCGAAGCATTTAATGTATTTAGTAAATAA
- the dcuC gene encoding C4-dicarboxylate transporter DcuC, with translation MTGFIIGIIITVLAAWFIIKNYQPQAILLLAGLSLLLITAIFFPEQSILYGKAKSIGWVGADIFAFVKESLTTQVAGIGLIIMAAGGFADYMDHIKASNSMVNLCIKPLQMIKAPYLILAIGYILSQMLHVAISSAAGLAMLLLVTFFPVLVRLGVSKAAAASMIGMSAFMDLGPAVGTANLAAKHAGMETAIYFAHYQLPVATGVMLIVAVLIFFTARYFDAKDGHVVAQQQPQLQASENTDKVPAFYAFLPVFPVILVIVFSPLIVSSIKIDVVTAMVIGTLLAFFCELLVRRDFKAACKGIQVFFKGMGTMFTSIVSLLVCADVFAQGLQIIGAVDFIIHTVQAAGFGFGNMTVVMALLVCVTAAITGSGVAAFFSFSGLAPGIAAKFGENAVSMILPMQLMAGMGRSISPVAGVIIAVSKAGECSPFMIVRRTLIPAAGGMIAMLVLNGILN, from the coding sequence ATGACTGGATTTATCATAGGCATCATCATTACCGTGCTCGCCGCCTGGTTTATTATCAAAAACTATCAACCACAGGCGATATTACTGTTAGCCGGGCTGAGTTTATTGCTGATTACGGCAATTTTCTTCCCTGAACAATCCATATTGTATGGCAAAGCAAAATCTATCGGCTGGGTGGGTGCGGATATCTTTGCGTTTGTAAAAGAATCCTTAACCACCCAGGTCGCAGGCATCGGTTTGATCATTATGGCCGCAGGTGGGTTTGCCGATTATATGGATCACATCAAAGCCTCAAACTCCATGGTTAACCTGTGCATCAAGCCATTACAAATGATCAAGGCTCCTTATCTTATTCTGGCGATAGGGTACATCCTGTCTCAGATGCTGCACGTTGCCATCTCTAGTGCCGCAGGTTTGGCAATGCTGTTATTGGTGACCTTCTTCCCTGTGCTGGTGCGGCTCGGTGTCAGTAAAGCCGCCGCCGCGTCAATGATTGGTATGTCTGCCTTTATGGATCTCGGCCCGGCTGTCGGCACCGCCAACCTGGCAGCAAAACACGCAGGCATGGAAACAGCCATCTACTTTGCCCATTATCAACTGCCGGTTGCCACTGGGGTTATGCTGATTGTCGCCGTCCTGATCTTTTTCACCGCTCGCTATTTTGATGCTAAAGATGGGCATGTGGTCGCCCAGCAACAGCCTCAGTTACAGGCGAGTGAAAATACGGATAAAGTACCGGCTTTCTACGCTTTCCTGCCCGTTTTCCCGGTTATTCTGGTGATTGTCTTCAGCCCGCTGATTGTCAGCAGTATCAAGATCGATGTGGTTACCGCGATGGTTATCGGTACTTTACTGGCATTTTTCTGCGAGTTGCTGGTAAGACGGGATTTTAAAGCCGCTTGCAAAGGCATTCAGGTGTTTTTCAAAGGGATGGGTACAATGTTTACCAGCATCGTCTCCCTGCTGGTGTGTGCGGATGTTTTCGCACAAGGGCTGCAAATCATTGGTGCCGTAGACTTCATCATCCATACCGTTCAGGCCGCCGGTTTTGGCTTCGGCAATATGACCGTCGTGATGGCTCTGCTGGTCTGCGTCACTGCGGCTATAACCGGCTCTGGCGTCGCCGCTTTCTTCTCGTTTTCCGGCCTGGCACCGGGCATTGCGGCCAAGTTTGGCGAAAACGCAGTCAGCATGATTCTGCCAATGCAACTGATGGCTGGCATGGGAAGATCGATTTCCCCCGTTGCTGGCGTGATTATTGCGGTCAGTAAAGCCGGTGAATGTTCACCATTTATGATCGTACGCCGCACGTTGATTCCGGCAGCGGGCGGGATGATCGCCATGCTGGTACTGAATGGCATCCTGAATTAA